Proteins from one Camelina sativa cultivar DH55 chromosome 8, Cs, whole genome shotgun sequence genomic window:
- the LOC104706552 gene encoding uncharacterized protein LOC104706552, producing MLGLVLGTIFVGTVPMIIYRRRANEPIQKHKRGGGSSILAVCLILLLFLTQALGANLCNNAGGICKPGGARNKIHAGEEFDPRREDVRDDQDDYDQFEL from the exons atgttgGGCTTGGTGTTAGGAACCATTTTTGTCGGAACAGTTCCCATGATCATTTACAGACGCCGTGCAAACGAGCCCATACAGAAACATAAACGAG GTGGAGGAAGCAGCATCCTCGCAGTGTGTCTAATCCTACTTTTGTTCCTAACGCAAGCACTTGGAG caaatcTATGCAACAATGCTGGGGGAATCTGTAAACCTGGAGGAGCACGAAACAAGATCCATGCTGGAGAAGAATTCGACCCCAGGCGCGAAGATGTCCGTGATGATCAGGATGATTATGATCAGTTTGAGTTATGA